From Ascaphus truei isolate aAscTru1 chromosome 20, aAscTru1.hap1, whole genome shotgun sequence, one genomic window encodes:
- the LOC142471133 gene encoding olfactory receptor 5G9-like, with translation MRVENQTRVTEFLLLGFKDLQSLRIPVFFVFLGICMMTLTGNLLIIVLVSTSHKLHSPMYFFLSHLSLTDILITATIVPNMLHGFLEEGATISFNGCITQFFFYGVSVATECLLLTVMSYDRYLAICHPLRYTSIMNIRLQYHLVFWSWFLEFAILLCMATQLGMLQFCGLNVIDHVFCDLAPLLELSCTDTSFLKLESAVFSIPITFYSFIFIIVTYVSIFLTILRIPSTSGRQKAFSTCSSHLTVVSSYYGALITIYQVPSRGHSVNLNKVLSLLYIVVTPLFNPIIYSLRSQEIRAAFGKLVSKTG, from the coding sequence ATGCGTGTGGAGAACCAGACAAGAGTTACAGAATTCCTCCTCCTGGGATTTAAGGATCTTCAGAGCCTCAGAATTCCCGTCTTCTTTGTGTTTCTCGGGATTTGCATGATGACATTAACTGGAAACCTCCTGATCATCGTGTTGGTGTCAACCAGTCACAAACTCCACTCTCCCATGTACTTCTTCCTCAGCCATCTATCTCTAACTGACATCTTGATTACTGCAACTATTGTCCCCAACATGCTCCATGGTTTTTTGGAAGAAGGAGCCACCATTTCATTTAATGGCTGCATCACTCAATTTTTTTTCTATGGTGTCTCAGTAGCTACAGAGTGCTTACTTCTTACAGTGATGTCCTATGACCGATACTTGGCCATCTGTCACCCTTTGCGTTATACCTCCATTATGAACATCAGGCTCCAGTATCATCTAGTTTTCTGGTCTTGGTTCTTAGAATTTGCAATATTACTATGTATGGCTACCCAGCTAGGTATGTTGCAATTCTGTGGCCTCAATGTTATTGACCACGTATTCTGTGATTTAGCTCCCCTTCTAGAGTTGTCCTGCACGGACACCTCCTTTTTGAAATTGGAAAGTGCTGTTTTCTCTATTCCTATAACATTCTACTCATTTATCTTCATCATTGTAACTTATGTCAGTATCTTCCTCACCATCCTCAGGATCCCTTCCACCAGTGGGAGacagaaagccttctccacctgcagTTCCCACCTGACCGTTGTCTCCTCATACTATGGAGCGTTGATCACCATATATCAGGTCCCATCAAGAGGACACTCGGTCAATCTCAATAAAGTCCTGTCTTTGCTGTATATTGTGGTGACCCCATTGTTTAATCCCATAATATACAGCCTGAGGAGCCAGGAGATTAGGGCAGCCTTCGGGAAACTGGTTAGCAAGACAGGGTGA